The segment TCTTGAcattttgaaggagaaaagccTAGTCCTGCAACAGAAGAACCCCACACATCGGGGCAGAAtgggaccctgctgagtgagctgtgcccaggaggaagagggcctgggcaccatgagggatgccatacgagcagtggtgcctgctcaccaggaaccaggccagcttcctacagagctgccttacaAGGAACACGGCCACCAAGAAAATCTGAGTTGTCTTTCTCAGCTCAGATCCGGTGTGACATGACGTGGACAAGGGTCTacagccagcagggaaagaggtGTACGTCTGGGAGTCCCTAGGATATCCTGGTCTGGAGAGGAACAAGGACTTAGCAAGGCTGAAAGTCCCAACAAGACCAAGATATTTATCCCTatggctatggctgttgtctctgccactgaggCCTATGAGGAGACAGCTCATCATTAGAGCACCACAGTCTCATtgctgatattttggaattgcctgatcctgtgcttttaggaggcacCGCTtaagactgaccagcactgatggacgccaatgccttcaaaagcagtttcccaggggaccttgctaaCTAGTTCCCCaggcagcctgaagtctgctctccccatatccaggactgaagttttggtggcagttttcctcctgtcaCCAAAAATTTCAAACTCAACAACTTCATGGTCATTATGACCAAGATGGCTGCCAATTGCCACATCTCCCACAAGACCcactctgttctccagcaacagatctaggagggcacctttcctagttggctcccttagcacctgaACCAAAAAGTTATCTTCAAGGTGCTTTAGGAACCTCCTGGACCTGCTTGTGTTGGCCGTGTGGTAATCACAGTTGACGACTGGCAAGTTGAATTCCCCATCAGGACAAGGGCAACTGATCTTGAGGTATTTCTTAGCTCTTCAAAGAATAATTCGTTGGTGTCATCATCCTGGCTGGGTGGTCTGAGTTGTCACACTCAGCTCAGATCCGGAGTGACACCACATGCACAAgggtctgcagccagcagggaaagaggtGCAGGTCTGGGAGTCCTTAGGACAGCCAGgtgtggagaggagcaggggctgtggcaAGGCTGAAAGTCCCAGCAGGACTGGGGTCTTCATGTCCATGGCTCTGGCTGTTCTCTCTGCCACTGATGCCTATGAGGAGACAGCTTATCgttaaagcaccagggcctcattgtCTACTCAGCCCCTCCCATGAACCAGGTAGAGGTcataccattctcctgcacttggcaatgcacatccccatctcctactaccccaggaagagccctgagccATGTGTGAAGGGAAAGAATTGCCCATTCCAGGGTCCGGATCTCAAGGCTCagcccttgtgcttggtgaaacACATACACTTTGTCTACACgtcagtgtcaccttcacattgcctttgtctccttgtcctcactgcctccaatGTTCTGATCTAGTGAGCTCCAAgagaggctgtgtcagtgctggccctcgGGGGACACTCCAGGAAACTTGTATCTGATTTGGACTTCTTGAGAGATTTCTTCAATTTGCTCTCAGTGCCTGCATTTTGAGGGCTCATCACCAAAGCCACCAGAGGGGTGATTACAGTGCTTGGGCTGGGCCTCtactgctgagctgggccgggctcctgggcccaatGGGAGTTCctggcaagagggccctggtgcagagagacagctctgcccaggaacagctcctctgcacagcgcagcagggctgggggctccaaTCACAGGTGGCatgcagagaggagagaaggagagaggggtTGGAGGCAGTTGAGAGTGgcaggatgctgagagctgacTGGAGGAGAAatctgcacagcccttgacaaggtaagtctctggctgcagggccatgcagctgcagctcctggaagggtctcctgctgggtcttatttctgggagggcagtgggcaatgcagtaggctttgagagCCCTGCTGGACTGCACTGTGaggtgaggaagtctggcagGAGCCCCTTGGAGTGCCCTAAGCCAGGTGCCCCCTGTCAGCCCAGAACACCCTGCCCTGTCTGGCCATGCCGGGCTCTCTGTCAGCTGCCCCGTAGCTCCTGCATCCATGGAGGTGCCCTTTGGCCGTGCCCTGCtggtggcagggtgctgcagggcagtgctgagcacagccacGTGGGATGGGATCTGTGAGCACGGGTAGGGGGAAAGAAGAGGtgggtgcagagcagcagctcccagcagggacagctgcaggcagcagagagagggGCAGGCGGCCAGAAGGAGCTGTTGCCAGAAACACCATGGCAGGGGGGATTCAGGCACCTCATGGCCATGCCCTGCAGTGCAGACGTCTtcccctggagcagcccctCCGTGGCCTtctctccccctgcagcccgtgggcTGTGCGGCAGGCATGGCCAGtacagcaggcagagcccatGTGAGGAGTAGCTCCCAAGCTCCTTCTGTCTTGGAGTTTCACAGAGACAAGGTGAGGATGCTTTCCAGCTGCACATGGACTGGGGCTTCTCCACCCTCAGATGGCTCCATTTTTATTCTCAGGGAAGGACCTGAGTGGGATGGTCCTGCAGCTCAGAGGGGTGAAACAGGTCTTTTGAGAACAGGACTGCTAGGCAGAGCTTCTGTGCTCAGTCTTCAGCAAGGGACAGTCCCTTTGCCTCCCGGTACCCACAGGATTTCACCAAGAGTGCACAGGAACAGTCAGGGAGTTCAAGCATCCAATACCTCTGCTAAGTGTTACAGAGGCAACTGGGAtaaaatcaagcaaacaaaatccctTCAGCTCTGCGCTTATTCAGATGTGTTGTCTGCAACAACACTGCAGAGCTCATGGATCTGACAAGTGGACTGAACTTGAGTTTCCCCCATGTTTTTGCTTCTCTCCTGAAACAGCACGAAGGACTCCTCTGGAGCCCACagtgttataagttgcccccttaattaattttcggagagcattgcattaataatagaaaggaatttattgagtaagcaacagcaagcaaaacagcgctgggcggccggggagtctcggctccgccaacggcgcgcacctcaccccccccagggtccctttttatatcttggtaattctgggattacgcagcacatcctggtatattctgcgactgcgcgcactgttgctagggggtcgtctctgtccctctggtggtcgtgaagatgaaggccgtagtcttcctcggcgttgtggttcaacttctttctttatttggtcatgttggcccagcgtgagacaggaaggcaagatgttgatacactagtttaacaacttatcaggagatggttacatgaactttgcagcagtgttattttgaacaaaagaggctactgagatgcggaaggagagaaggggagagggttctctttttttgttacattaagcaaaggaattttcatagtgtctagctaagcattatacagctccttacttcagcagggagttttcacaactcccgttcctcaaacagaactccttgtttttacaaaagacaatgaacaaacatttattgtgtattacacaCAGCAGCCCCTCCTCCCAGTGCCACTCTCAGCCACCACCTGCCGCAGCTCAAGCAAGAGAGCTTCCAAGAGAAACACACTGTTTGAGGGTGCTCTACGacttgcaaaatgttttccaaggaTAAATCTGTTCTAACTGTTTTACCTTCTCCTCTCCAACAGACAGCCATGTCCCAGGTCAGAGAATGCCCAACATAagctctgtgagcgagttcctcctcctgccattcgcagacacgcgggagatgcagctcctgcactttgcgctcttcctgggcatctacctggctgccctcttgggcaacggcctcatcctcactgctgtagcctgcgaccaccgcctccatgtacttcttcctcctcaacctcgccctcctcgaccttggatccatctccaccactgtccccaaagccatggccaattccctctgggacTTCAGATCCATCTCCTATGAAGGATGTGCAGCTCAAGTCTCCTTTTACTTATTCTTTTTTGAtgcagagtattcccttctcaccatcatggcctatgaccgctacgttgccatctgcaatcccctgcactatgggagcctcctggggagcagagcttgtgcccagatggcagcagctgcctggggcagtggggttctcaatgctgtcctgcacgctgccaatacattttccctgtccCTCTGCCATGGCAATGCCatggaccagttcttctgtgaaatcccccagatcctcaagctttcctgctcagatgcctacctcagggaagtctGGGCACTtctcttcagtatttctttagcatttgtttgttttgttttcattgtgctttcCTATATGCAGAtcttcagagctgtgctgaggatgccctctgagcacgGCCGGCAGAAagccttttccatgtgcctCCCTCACTTAactgtggtctccctgtttcttAGTACCATCACGTTTGCCTACCTGAAACCTCTCTCACTCTCCTCCCCAACTCTAAATCTTGTAGTGTCttttctgtactcagtggtgcctccagcagtgaaccccctcatctacagcatgaggaacaaggtGCTCAAGGATGCAGTCTGGAAATTCTTTGAATACATGCTTCTTCAGAATCAATAATGTACCTTAAATTTCCTACATTGTTTGAGAAACTATGaggaaaatcttttgttttctctatcactccttttttatttcttattgctattttcttcatttttatttatttatttatttattttaatttaagtaaTCTTATTCTTAGCCTCCTacgtgttatttttttttctttactttgagCCAATCACTTTAGGGACCTATGACTGGGTCTCTTGTACAGATATAGATAATAAAGAAGCCATGAGAACTTCATTGGTCTCCTCTGCCGTCTTTACCCCTCTCCTCttgagctgggggagcagccccagcatgcaggagggACTTAGAGCCAAGAGACCAGTTGCCACAGGGAGGAGCAGCCTCCCTtggggctgcccctcactgtccgctgggctctgcctctctgctgccttcaggttgggtctgctgcttccctagagccatggctgcagcaggatgtggtcttttcactgctgctctcattTCACTTCCGCAGTCTTCACTTGTTCCTTGCCATTTCTGTTAGCCCTTGGATCTCATGCaccttggtgacagtcctgttgtctctACATTGGCACCCGTGTGGCCGtaggctgcagcagggaatgTGCAGCCCTGTGTCAGAGCTGGCCTCCCTACTAGCGTGACAGTAAAAAAATGGGCTTCAGAGGGCAAACCCAGAAGCCTGCACAATTCTTCCTGTGCTACTGTCAGGAATAGAGCCAGGGGGTTGCTccctgttctttgttttctgggcTTGTTCATGGAATGAAGGACACAGGCTTACAGTCCCAGGGAAGTCTGGCAGGGACCAATGGCTGGACCCCTTATGGTGGCACTTCCCAATTAGACAACAAATGGTCTTGAGCTCACCTGCATGGCACTGTGCTCCCTGCAGTGGGGCTGATGCctgcctggagaggaatctggagctTCCAGGAGATTTCAGGGGAACCCAAGGACAACGTGCTCTGCAGGTAGTGATTAGAACTGCATATAATGAATGACCACTGAAGGAAGAGTCCGGTAAAGTTGAATCTGAGGAGTCCAAGGGCTAAGGAGGGCTCTGCAATGCCAGGACAGGTGGTGAGGAGTCAGTAGGCAAAGTCCCATAAGACTGCAGAGTAATTGAGAATAGTCCCTTTGAAGCTTTGTGGGTGAGGTATGGTGCAGCACTTACCTGCCCTTTGTGACCTTAGAGAAAACCCATGATGCTGCAAgtactgccctgtgctgctgagacaCCAGGGCAGATGGAAAGGAGCTCAGCAGAGATCCCCATGGAGTTGGGTCTGCTGCCCACCCTGAGCAGCAAGGGCAGGGGGGAGTCCACCTGGGTATTCCATGGTAGCACACCCCCgactctgcagagcagcactgccagctggggaCCCTGTGGGGTGCACAGGGAGGGAAGCAGACATGACTGGCCAGGTCAGCATGGACACAGTGCCCTGGGCAAGGCTCTCAGGGAGCAGGGATagccctggggaagagcagcgCAACATTTCTGGGCATAACCAGAGGCATAAAGGagaaagctttttctgcagGCCCTGTTTGGGGCAGGCTGATCTATGCCTGGGccaggcctcttgtgctggcctggggagcgTGGCTGACCCTGCAGGGCACAGGCACTCTGTGCTGGGGATCTCccaggcaagagagcagggctcctgcagcttcacggACCTCCATCTCCTGAGCCTTGGCTGGCCCcagcccgggggctgctggggaggcccAGAGCCACCTTTGTCCCAACAGCCTGTGGTGCCTTGTGAGGGGCTGCGGCTGTAGTGGctgtgcccagagccctgcagcagcctgcggAGGGCActgccctgggctgctgggccaggctgggctggggagagggcagggagctggggaggggtgtgctggggctggtctgGACTGGGTAGTGCTTGGCAGAGGGCAACAGCAGCATCAGGGAGCGGTGGCAGCATGCAtgggagggctcccagcagggcttggtgctgcagagccagggctgcacgactggagcccagagctgcaggggcaggggagaggaggctgctCTGGGCCCTTGCTGGCCTGGGCAAAGCAGGAAGGGGGCCCAGGGCATTCGTCCCTCACCGCAGACTACCAGGACCTGCAAGGCGGTCATGGAGCATCCAGCGCCTGGCTCTGCACTGTGGCCaggagccctgcctgccctcttCCTGCCATGCTCCGTGCACTgactgcagcagaggggacccccagccagcccctgcatGGGGCTCTGCCACCCACCTCACCCCGGCCCTCTCCAGTGCCTTCCTTGCTGCTctttgatgcagtccaggacCTCCCAGTGCATGCCAGCCAGCACATCTGCTGAGGGCCAGTGCGActtgctgcaggggcagggagctcagcatggcccttgcagccccctgccctgggcctgctTCTGCCCTTGGCCTCGGCCCCGgccttggctctgctggcaggagcgcTCTTGGCACACgcttcctggcctcccctcctcccctgcgCACAGCTGCTGCACACTCAGCTTACTGGCACAACCGTGTCCTCACAAGCAGCACCACCCCttgggctgcttctcctggcctcccccaccccactgccttgactccttgtctctgctgggccccaccGTCCACACCCAAATGTGTCCCTTggctggcagctccctccccCTGTCCTGTGTGATGACTGAGCCATAGGACATACTGCCTTTAGGTGTTGTAGTGTTTGTAAATCCACATTGGTGATGGCACAAAAACACAGTTCCTTCACCAGTGCTCTACATCCTTCTTCATGTTAGGCCACAACTGAATGTCCTTCGCTATTTTTAGAGTGTTTTCTTTATCTCACAGTTGAAATGGATTAGGTGTCCTTGATTAGTGTGAGGCaaaatgcaatgctttttgccttctgccaCTACAGCACAATACGTATGCACAATACTCCGTGCATTGACCTGATGggtcatttcacatttttttctttcatacccATAATTTGAAGGGGACAATTACCCAAAGTGGGGCAAGCTGATGGGTTCTGTCTCAGCCATTTGAAGTGTCCTGTTCTTGAGTCTTGCAGCCTGAATTTGCCACAGGTGACCCAGGATGGTAAATGGATGTTCAGCTGTCTACTAGGAACAAAAGAGAGCATCTTGGGTTCCCAATGGCCATTTCCACTTTGGGTTAATCCCAAGAACCCAGTGGACTGGGGTGTTCTTTCTGAAGGAGTTTCCTGTGCTGGCctgggctgcagttacagggacaaagaccactgctggcagtggaggtgaCCTGGTATCTGCACCTGGCTCCATCTGAATCCTCCAAAAGGCTCTGGTGTCTTGCACGTCCTGGTTGCTTATGTTCAGAATGCAAAGCTCTGCCTGAATacccagtatttttttttaatacttaagtAATAGAGTAACTACTCATGACTTTGAATGGTTCAATCCTTTCCATAAAACATCACACACAAAGTGCAATTACTATTatgaagaaatgtaattttcaggATGTATATTCATCGCAGGAGAAGAAATTCTGAAGTTCACCTGTACTTGCTTTGTCATCGCTTTGTCTGTTATAGTACGCTCTCTCATCTTTCAGGTACATCCATGTCTTGATTAAGCAGACACTGTTTAATGTCCCCATTCAAGCTGCCTGTCTGGACCTATGCACTTCCCATGGTTCTGCTGGTTTGCCCTCCCTTTACTCTTTGATCTTTCAGACTGCTCTCACAGACATAGTTGCTGCTTTGAGTTTCAGTGAGTTCAAGCTCACCCATGTATCAGCAGTTTGTCTAATTGTTTCCTTAGGAAGAATCTCATCATTTCTCATTGAATTCATATCATATGGGCTAATACTAACactattatttataatttactATCTATCAGTGTAAAATACTTCTTGTACAGTCACTCTTTTGGGAAGGTAAACCTCACAGGAGGCATACAAGATGAGGAgcttgctctgctttttttttttttttttggaacattGATGCATGATTTCATGTTCTTTGGCTGGATATAGGAAAACCCTTCTGCACCTGTGTGCAGCCAAGTCTCTTAGTAAAGCAGGTAGGAGCTGTTGCAAAGGAGCCGTAACATCCAGCTGCAGACTTTGGTACAAAAGACTAATgtaaggaaaagagaagtgGCCAATGGGAGAAATGGCAAGACTGTGGTGGTGAGGAGCAAGGTTGTCTATGCTGTGTCAGACCTCAAgtgtctgcttttcctccccatGCAAGTCTCCGAAGGAGACACCCTGGATCAATATCAATTAGAGAATAAAGCTCCACAGCAAAATTCAACTAAACACATCCTTTAAGATGAGAAATTTTTTATTAGgtgctttttgaaatcttcCTCCTTAACTACAACAGGAAAGCTCTCCAATTAGCTGTGCAAGTCTTGAAGTCTTCAACAAAACTGTGGAGAACATGGTAGgagtttcttcattttaatgagttccttggtgtattttggtgcagagtctatgaagctcaggtactgagaAGAGAATGATGCAATTGCTTGAGAAAGTATagtcagaagaaaaagttgATGTGatttggagtattaatgggctCCATTGAGGGCTGTTACTAAGACAGCCTCCCTAGGGACTTGTTAGAGCAGATAACTGGAGGCCATGATTACCGATAGGCaaaggcactgtgctgagaaaagtcttggtttgCTTTGATGAAGCAAAAGGGCCAAGGCCTGCCACCAGCTACTGAAGGGGAGATCCTGTACCCCACGTCTGGCTCAGAGCTTTTCCTGGGGATCTGTGGGACGTGGTGGGTACtgtgatgccatgagaagaacaATGGTAAGACACCTCCCAGCCTTTGCACAGGGTTGAAAGGAAGCAATGAGGCCCCATCACAACAAGTATAACATAACACCTCATAAGCTCTAGCCAAAGGGACAAAAATGTCAGGGATGTTGGGGCCTTCAATTCTTGCCACCACCATCCaccttctcctctgcaggccTTTCTGTGCTGTTCCACACTTTGTCatatttccttgaagtctgcAGATacccatctctgttcaccaccttgATTTCATCCCGGCATTTACATCATTTCACCAATGTCTCATCAgccctcaccagctgttcctttaAACACAAAACTATGGTCTGATCATGGATACTCTTTGGGTGACATCTGGCACCACAGCATGACATTTTAcgggacatttcttcctcctcgtAGCCAGTGCCAACCTTCCAAGGTGCACTTTGTggcagttttttctctcctgctctttcctactaccaaaggaAGCCTCATCAGGGTGGAATCCCCTCCTAAAGTAGGTATCTCAACCCACCAACCTTCTTTCATCATGTCAGCCAACCAGACAGAAGTCACCTCACCAAGCATTTTCCAAGAAATGAAGCTgttgctggccttgcagcttcttgtgtaGACACAACCAAGCCTTATGCCTCCTGCTgtccagtcatggactcaagcagaagggacaggacaacccatatcggggccttctttctgtctgggtcctcctgggtatgtaggcagaggggatcccacagtcagcatgccaaccaggtgccttctgctggcctagaAGGGGCACTGGCtgatgtcagcccaaaagtacAGATCCAAGATCtaagtcaagggtgacctgtcagctacttcaggcagaagtgacctcacagtccctttccatgacacattcctgctgctgccctatcatctgcagggacagaagtgacctcacagtcactgccacagtcacatttctcctgctggggcaggagatcctgaggcagagctgagctgatcagagcattcccacccatctcctccttgtggcccacaagctgatcagatccatggcccctcGCATTCATCTTTGAATGCCATGTGACTGCACAGCAACCTCACGGTTCCTGTCCTGACCCAAGGGGCCAGGCACCTCAAATTAAGGGTTGGGAGAGGGGTTGAAGGAATGGAGAGGGGCACAGGAATGAGGGCTTTGGGTGTTAGGTGTTAATGTATGGGATTAGGGACTAGAGCTCACCTTTCTGGGTTAAAGATTAAGCAAAGGTTTAGTGGGAGGGTTTGTTGTTCTGCTTGTGGTGTCAGGTCTGTGTTTTATTGGGTATGGGCAAGTAttttggtttagggttttgtttaagGCTGTCAGGAAATTGTGTAGAGTtaagcagaatattttattgctaGTATTAAGGGCAGGGATCAGGGTGATCAAGAGAGTAAAGGTAAGGACAAGGGTCCTATAGGTGGTCTCTCAGCTCCTTACTCAGAGAGAAGATCACGCTCACGTCCAGAAGCCATGTGCCTGAATCTGGCCTAGAAGACACTGAGGGGAAGtgctctcccagccccagcccgagCCCCAGTTGGcggtgctgctgtgcagagcaaGGGGTTGTAGTGCCCAGGGCACAGAGGCACTCTGCAGGTccgtgctgggcaggctgggaggcagacccagctcatGGGTCATTGccattgccccagggctgcaaggaatcaCTCACCAGACTcttctgctggggctgctgtgtgccctggagctgcagagctctctTCAGCCCGCTCACACCAGATTGAGCACTTGAGCTCTGGTCAGTCCACCTTGGAGAGGCTCACGTTCTGTGGGCTCCATTCACTGTTGTCCCCATGGCTCACACAGCCCTGACAGAGGAATCCATTGAGTGATTtcttgcagccctggggcaatggcagagacatttccttgtttctcacaGCCTTCTCACAAGTCTGTCTCCTGGCCCTCCCCActggccagcacagccctgcagagtgccCCTGTGCCCTGGGCACCACAACCCCTTGCTCTCAATTGTCCTGCCGCTTATTAGCACCTTCCTGGCTCCTTCCTGAGCTCAGAGGGAGCTTTCTTGTCCATCAGGGGCCCTGCACTGGCTCTGGCTGGGACGGAGTTactctctgcagagcagcccctatggtgctgtgtattttaaaagtgatcAGAGACGTGTTGGTCACCCACAGCTGTggttgctctttctgagcagtgcttgcacagcatcaaggctTTCTGTGGTTTGCAGTTTGTGAGTTTTACTTACTTTTGTTATTCTGCCTCCAATTCTTctagaagaagagaaagcaggtgGCCAATACGTGTTTATCTGTTGGATACGTTGAGCAAGGAGGTGTCCATGGTGCCAGGAAATGGAGGTccatgaagctgcaggagccctgctctcttgcctggGAGACCCCCAGCACAGAGTGCCTGTGCCCCgcagggccagccccgctccccaggccagcacaaaAGACCTGgcccaggcacagagcagcctgccccgAGCAGATGCCTGCACAAAGAGCTTGTCCTTTCTCCTTTACTTGTCAGTGCAGGCCCAGAAATGCTTCCCTGATCTTCCCCGgggccatccctgctcccagagaGCCTTTCCCAGGGTACTGTGTCTGTGCTGGCCgttgtttcttccttccccttaTTCCCCTCAGGGCCCcatgctggcagtgctgctgtgcagagccagAGGGATATGGTGCCCTGGGACCCCCAGAGGACTCccctctgcctgtgctgctcagggtgggGAGCAGACTCAACTCTGTGgggatctctgctgctgagcccctttccatctgccctgatggctcagcagcacagggcagtgctgggcagggccaTGGGGTGTCTCTAAGGGCACAAAGGGCAGGTGAGTGCTGCACCAGACTTCACCCACGGAGCTTCAAAATGGTTATCCTTAATTACTCTGCAGTCTTATGGGCCTTTGCCTGCTGGCTCTTCACCACCTCTTCTGGCATTGCAGAGCCCTCCGTTAGCCCATGGACTCTTCAGATTTGCCTTTTCCTTTACCAGACCTTTGCTTGGATGATCACTCATTTTATGATGTTCTAATCACTTCCCACTGAGCACATTGTCCCTGCAGATCCCCTGACATTTCCTGGCAGCTCCAtattcctctccaggctggcACTGGCCATCTGCCCCACTTCAAGGGACAGTGTTGTCTATTTGGGCATGTGCTGCCACAAAGGGAGTTCTTGGCCCAGTGCTTGGTTCCTTAGGGACCACCCTGGGACTTTCAGCCTGTGTCCTTCACTCCGTGATGAACCCCAGAATACAAAAGAGCAGGGAACAACCCCTTGGCTCTATTCCTGATACAACATTTGGAAGAGGTGTCCAGGGTTCTGGGTTTGCCCTGAGCAGCCCCTTTTGTTACTGTGGTGCTAGCGGGTAGGCCAACTATGACACAGGGCTGCACattgcctgctgctgcctgcagccacagggatgtCACTGTAAAGACATCAGGACTGTCACCAAGGCATATGAGACCTCAAGACTAACACAGATACAAGAGCACAGGAgagccaaaagagagcagcagtgaaaaggccacgtcctgctgctggccgtggccatggctccagggaagcagcaggggcCCTGAGCCCTTCCTGCTTGCTGGGGCTGCacctccagctgcagaggagATGGGAGAGCAGCTGAGACCGATGTAGTCCTGATGGCgtctttattgtctttatgTACATGGTAAGCCCGCTTCTTTAGGTAGATTTGATGACTGGTCATTGTAAATCAAAAAAATATCACGTTACAGGTTAAGGATAACattatttaaatcaaaacaacttggagaaaatatttatagagaaatataataacaaaaaattcaCGGTGTCTGAAATTATCAGGGAACTTAAAGTCATTATTGATTCCGAAGAAGCATGTATCCATAGAGTTTCCTCACTGCACCCTTGAGCTCCTgattcctcatgctgtagataaGGGGGTTCAGTGATGAAGGAACAACTGAGTAGAGAACTGCCACAATAAGATCCAttgatggggaggagatggaagggggcttcaggtaggcaaatatGCCAGTGCTGATAAACGGgaagaccacagccaggtgagggaggcatgtggaaaaggctttgtgctggcccAACTCAGAGGGGATCCTGAACACGGTCCTGAAGATCTGAATATag is part of the Anas acuta chromosome W, bAnaAcu1.1, whole genome shotgun sequence genome and harbors:
- the LOC137847510 gene encoding olfactory receptor 14A16-like, producing the protein MAYDRYVAICNPLHYGSLLGSRACAQMAAAAWGSGVLNAVLHAANTFSLSLCHGNAMDQFFCEIPQILKLSCSDAYLREVWALLFSISLAFVCFVFIVLSYMQIFRAVLRMPSEHGRQKAFSMCLPHLTVVSLFLSTITFAYLKPLSLSSPTLNLVVSFLYSVVPPAVNPLIYSMRNKVLKDAVWKFFEYMLLQNQ